One Malania oleifera isolate guangnan ecotype guangnan chromosome 9, ASM2987363v1, whole genome shotgun sequence DNA segment encodes these proteins:
- the LOC131163895 gene encoding uncharacterized protein LOC131163895, whose translation MKRASAGGGDVYLDESDIVDEIILDDEDLPDVEDEDNDEASSYEEPDDSVHIFTGHTDQVYSVACSPTDATLVATGGGDNRGFLWRIGQGDWAAELGSHIDSISSLAFSTDGQLLASGGLDGIVGIWDTSGNAKFLLGDPAATQKKEEKDPAVDFSVGFEWVRWHPRGHLVLAGSNDYTASMWNADKGVLLNIFSGHGGLLTCGDFTPDGKTICTGSEDATLRIWNPVTGESIHVIGGHPYHAEGLTCLAISSDSTLALTGATDGSVNIVNITTGKVVSSLSAHSDSIECIALAPSMPWAATGSRDHDLIIWDLQHSSPRSTCKHEDGVTCLTWLGSSRYLATGCIDGSILLWDSRSGDCVRTFGGHSECIQSLSVSSNQDFLVSVSDDATARVFEIAEFK comes from the exons ATGAAGAGGGCCAGTGCCGGCGGAGGAGATGTTTACCTCGATGAGTCTGACATAGTCGATGAAATTATCCTTGACGATGAAG ACCTTCCCGATGTTGAAGACGAAGACAACGACGAAGCTAGCTCCTATG AGGAACCTGACGATTCAGTGCACATATTCACTGGCCATACCG ACCAGGTTTATTCAGTCGCCTGCAGCCCAACAGATGCTACGTTGGTGGCCACCGGGGGTGGAGATAATAGAGGGTTTCTTTGGAGAATTGGTCAGGGCGATTGGGCTGCTGAGCTTGGAA GTCATATTGATTCTATTTCAAGTTTAGCATTCAGTACTGATGGACAGTTGCTGGCATCTGGAGGTCTTGATGGTATTGTTGGAATATGGGATACATCAGGAAATGCCAAATTCCTATTAGGAGATCCTGCTGCCAcccagaaaaaagaagaaaaagatccTGCTGTTGACTTTAGTGTTGGCTTCGAG TGGGTCAGGTGGCACCCAAGAGGCCACTTAGTTTTGGCGGGTTCAAATGATTACACAGCTTCGATGTGGAATGCTGACAAAGGTGTCCTTCTTAATATATTTTCAGGTCATGGAGGACTCCTGACCTGTGGTGATTTTACGCCTGATG GCAAGACTATCTGTACCGGCTCTGAAGATGCGACTCTGAGAATATGGAACCCAGTAACTGGTGAGAGTATCCATGTTATCGGAG GTCATCCATATCATGCTGAGGGATTGACATGCTTAGCAATTAGCTCTGATTCAACTCTTGCTCTTACTGGTGCAACGGATGGTTCCGTCAACATTGTGAATATCACAACTGGGAAG GTGGTTAGTTCTTTGTCTGCTCATTCAGATTCAATTGAATGTATTGCCCTTGCACCAAG CATGCCTTGGGCTGCAACTGGAAGCAGGGATCATGATCTAATTATCTGGGATCTACAGCATTCATCACCGCGCAGCACATGCAAACATGAG GATGGAGTGACATGCCTAACATGGCTAGGTTCATCAAGGTACCTTGCTACAGGATGCATCGATGGAAGTATCCTTCTGTGGGATAGCCGCTCTGGTGATTGTGTAAGGACCTTCGGTGGGCACTCCGAGTGTATCCAGTCACTATCCGTCTCTTCGAATCAGGACTTCCTTGTTTCTGTTTCAGATGATGCTACTGCCCGAGTGTTTGAGATTGCGGAGTTTAAGTAG